TCAGTCCGGGTGGCAGATTCATGGTGAACGAGCGTCGCCTTCGGCTCGATGAGAACCTTGCGGCCAAGCTCGCGTAAGCGCAGACAATAGTCGACGTCGTTGTAGGCAACCTGCAAGGCCGGATCAAACCCCTTCATGGAGATGAACAGATCGCGCCGGGTGAGCATGCAGGCGGCTGTGACGGCAGAGATTTCCTGGGCCTCCATGCCCATGCCGGAGGTTTCCATCCACACCGGCTCTTCTTTCAAGCCGAGGTGAGTGGCCACTCCGGCCTCAGCGCCGATAACCGCACCGGCGTGCTGGATCCGGCCGTCCGGATAATAAAGCAGCGCGCCAACAGCCCCGGCATTTGCCGATTGCAACGCCATTACCATGCGCCCGAGCCAGTCCGGATCGGTCATCTCAATGTCGTTGTTCAGGAACAGCAACAGTTCACCGTTTGCAGCTTCAGCCGCCTGATTGTTCAGGCTTGAGAAGTTGAACGGCGCATCAATGCGCAAGATACGGACATGCGCTTGCTTTGCCTTTTCGGCGAAGAACTCAAGCGTTTCAGGCTTTTCACTGCCATTGTCGATGACAATGATTTCCAAATTCGGATAGGTCGTTATCTGCTCCAGGCCTTCAAAGACCTTCTGCATAAGCGCCAAACCATCACGCGTTGGAATGATGACGGAAACCATGGGATGCGCAGACGAGATAGCTGGCAGTGCCCCCCTCTCTTGGTCAACGGCCTCTCCGCCTTTCACCGCGACCAGCGGATAGGGCAGGTGGGTCACCTGAGGAGCCGGGATGACACGCGATAACTGAACCAGAAGATCGTGATACCAACGATCGCCCCGACGGCCGTCCGGCTGGACACGCGCCAGAATGTCCCGGTCAACGACAACAACGCCTCCAGTGGCATCGCGCTGCTGCAACAGTGTTTGATCCCACGGCTTGTTCAGGAGAAGCGCTTCAATGTTCAGCGCGTCGCCTACTTCGACGGCATCACAGAAGTAAAGCATCGATTTCCGGTAATGCCGGTGCTCCTGAACGATGGCCTGCAGAAACCCCTTGGACGGATACACAGGTTTGCCGATCAAGACGCAGAAATCAGCGTCACTGCCGTGGAACCGTTCGGCCAGCGCAAGCGACCAAATGCCA
The sequence above is a segment of the Roseibium alexandrii DFL-11 genome. Coding sequences within it:
- a CDS encoding glycosyltransferase family 2 protein, translating into MARIQDAEALKWGKGNFDLDRETLNHLVSRDADAGLSFDIFLDLKAYQSAPEMLVEVFDRLLSQPFQDWHLVLLRGDACGEKVSEIADFYEVQDDRITALDLGNHGIWSLALAERFHGSDADFCVLIGKPVYPSKGFLQAIVQEHRHYRKSMLYFCDAVEVGDALNIEALLLNKPWDQTLLQQRDATGGVVVVDRDILARVQPDGRRGDRWYHDLLVQLSRVIPAPQVTHLPYPLVAVKGGEAVDQERGALPAISSAHPMVSVIIPTRDGLALMQKVFEGLEQITTYPNLEIIVIDNGSEKPETLEFFAEKAKQAHVRILRIDAPFNFSSLNNQAAEAANGELLLFLNNDIEMTDPDWLGRMVMALQSANAGAVGALLYYPDGRIQHAGAVIGAEAGVATHLGLKEEPVWMETSGMGMEAQEISAVTAACMLTRRDLFISMKGFDPALQVAYNDVDYCLRLRELGRKVLIEPKATLVHHESATRTDDLNPENRERALAEVARMQTRWFNSLRRDPQFHPCLSMAAPGFTPREDLRYRPYWHVDRVPDML